One segment of Phaeacidiphilus oryzae TH49 DNA contains the following:
- a CDS encoding PLP-dependent cysteine synthase family protein, which yields MESTLDEDRTDPSYRAWLKDAVRRVQADANRSADTHLLSFPLPEEWGVDLYLKDESTHPTGSLKHRLARSLFLYGLCNGWIRPGRPVIEASSGSTAVSEAHFAQLIGVPFIAVMPRTTSCEKVGLIEFHGGRCHLVDDPRTVYEVSARLAAETGGHYMDQFTYAERATDWRGNNNIAESVYQQLRLERFPEPAWIVATAGTGGTSATIARYVHYMQYDTRICVADPQNSVFFDGWRSGDAGLCCETGSRIEGIGRPRMEPSFVPGAIDRMMKVPDAASVAAVRALEGTLGRKAGGSTGTGLWAAFRIVAEMRRRGERGSVVSLICDPGDRYLDKYYSDEWVAAQGLDLEPYAEVIRDFLKTGEWSG from the coding sequence ATGGAATCCACTCTCGACGAGGACCGGACCGATCCCTCGTACCGGGCCTGGCTCAAGGACGCCGTGCGCAGGGTGCAGGCCGACGCCAACCGCTCCGCCGACACCCATCTGCTGAGCTTTCCGCTGCCCGAGGAGTGGGGGGTGGACCTGTATCTCAAGGACGAGTCCACGCATCCGACCGGCAGCCTCAAGCACCGGCTCGCCCGGTCGCTGTTCCTCTACGGGCTGTGCAACGGCTGGATTCGGCCCGGGCGGCCGGTGATCGAGGCCTCCAGCGGCTCCACGGCCGTCTCCGAGGCGCACTTCGCCCAGCTGATCGGGGTCCCGTTCATCGCCGTCATGCCCCGCACCACCAGCTGCGAGAAGGTCGGCCTGATCGAGTTCCACGGCGGCCGCTGCCATCTGGTCGACGACCCCCGTACGGTCTACGAGGTGTCCGCCCGGCTGGCGGCGGAGACCGGCGGGCACTATATGGACCAGTTCACGTATGCCGAGCGGGCCACCGACTGGCGGGGCAACAACAACATCGCCGAGTCGGTCTACCAGCAGTTGCGCCTGGAGCGGTTCCCAGAACCGGCCTGGATCGTGGCCACCGCGGGTACCGGCGGCACGTCCGCCACCATCGCCCGGTACGTCCACTACATGCAGTACGACACCCGGATCTGCGTGGCCGACCCGCAGAACTCGGTGTTCTTCGACGGCTGGCGCAGCGGCGACGCCGGACTGTGCTGCGAGACCGGCTCCAGGATCGAGGGGATCGGCCGGCCGCGGATGGAGCCAAGCTTCGTCCCGGGCGCGATCGACCGGATGATGAAGGTTCCTGACGCCGCGTCAGTGGCGGCGGTGCGGGCGCTTGAGGGCACCCTGGGCCGGAAGGCGGGCGGGTCCACCGGGACCGGGCTGTGGGCCGCGTTCCGGATCGTCGCGGAGATGCGCCGGCGCGGCGAGCGGGGCAGCGTCGTCTCGCTGATCTGCGACCCGGGCGACCGCTACCTGGACAAGTACTACTCGGACGAGTGGGTCGCCGCCCAGGGCCTTGATCTCGAGCCCTACGCGGAGGTGATCCGGGACTTCCTGAAGACCGGCGAGTGGTCCGGCTGA
- a CDS encoding ATP-binding protein: protein MEDQDRTYELRLTAEPARFGMVRRIVQAHLRYWGLTPLIDQALLGLSELLNNVHQHVADDPECVLGLSTSGGTLTVSVHDNDPTLPCRLESDAWESVGRGLAVIAALSKEWGAIPESAGKTVWFSLEPVTASLVEPPAVPRAEQGLPVQTSGQTTSRWLLEHPVLHLTPLAMPQAAPDDADLGAAEPELSRARPELTR from the coding sequence ATGGAGGATCAGGACAGGACGTATGAACTGCGGCTCACCGCGGAACCCGCGAGGTTCGGCATGGTGCGCCGCATCGTCCAGGCCCACTTGAGGTACTGGGGACTCACCCCGCTGATCGACCAGGCCCTGCTGGGCCTCAGCGAACTGCTGAACAACGTGCACCAGCACGTGGCCGACGACCCCGAGTGCGTACTCGGTCTCAGCACCAGCGGTGGCACCCTCACCGTGTCGGTGCACGACAACGACCCCACCCTGCCGTGCCGGCTCGAGTCGGACGCCTGGGAGTCGGTCGGCCGCGGGCTGGCCGTGATCGCCGCACTCAGCAAGGAGTGGGGCGCCATCCCCGAGAGCGCCGGCAAGACCGTCTGGTTCTCCCTCGAACCGGTCACCGCCTCGCTGGTCGAACCGCCCGCGGTGCCCCGCGCCGAGCAGGGCCTGCCCGTCCAGACCAGCGGGCAGACCACCAGCCGCTGGCTGCTGGAGCATCCGGTGCTCCATCTCACCCCGCTGGCGATGCCGCAGGCGGCGCCGGACGACGCCGATCTGGGCGCCGCCGAGCCGGAGCTCAGCCGGGCCCGTCCCGA